CATGACCCTTTCTTGCTGGATGGAATGGAACAAAGCGTGCATCGCATTCAACAAGCCATTCAGAGGCAAGAACCGATTTGCATATACGGCGATTACGACGCCGATGGGGTTAGCTCCACATCGCTAATGGTACATCTACTGCGCCAACTCGGCGCTGTTTTTGACTACTACATTCCCAACCGTTTTACAGAAGGGTATGGGTTACATAAAGACGCCTTGGCGCATCTGCATCAAAGTGGCTATAAACTGATCATCACTGTCGATACAGGGATCAGTGCAGTCGAACAGGTAGCGTACGCGAACCAGTTGGGTCTTGACGTCATTGTAACCGACCATCACGAACCTCCGGCAATCATCCCGGAGGCATTTGCTGTGATTAACCCCAAGAAGCCTGGTTGTTCGTACCCGTTTGATATGTTGGCGGGAGTGGGGGTCGCCTTTAAAGTGGGACATGCCTTGCTGAAGGAGCCGCCTCTGCATTTGGCAGATTTGGCTGCCTTGGGGACGATAGCGGATCTGGTTCCGTTGGTAGATGAAAATCGCATTCTGGCTCGAGCAGGATTAAAGCGCTTAAATCATACAAGGAACCTTGGTCTGCAGGCCTTAATCCGAGTATGTGGGTTAGCCGATACCGAGCTGTCTGCGGGACATGTAGGCTTTGCGCTTGGACCGCGTCTGAATGCAAGTGGAAGGCTGGAGACGGCTGAATCCGCTGTGAAACTGCTGACGACTTCGGATATGGACGAAGCAGAGAAATGTGCCCAGGCGCTGGACGACTTAAACCGTGAACGTCAGGAAATCGTCGCAGCGATGACCGAGGAAGCTGTACAGATGGTGAATGAGCTGTATCCGCCAGACCAGAACAATGTTCTCGTTTTGGCTAAAGAAGGCTGGAACGTGGGCGTGGTAGGGATTGTAGCTTCCCGATTGGTTGAGCTTTTTTACCGTCCCACGATTGTGCTTGGCATCGATCCGGAAAAAGGAACAGCAAAAGGCTCGGCGAGGAGCATTGCAGGTTTTGATATGTATGAAGGTCTGACTGCTTGCAAGGATTGGCTACCGCACTATGGCGGTCATACGATGGCAGCGGGGATGACCTTGCCTGTAGAAAATCTCGACTTATTACGCCAAAAATTAAACGAGCTCGCTGGAGAGTGGTTGTCCGCTGAAGACTTCACGCCGATGACCAAAGTGGACGTTGCGATGAACATGGAAGAGATTAGTTTGACCGCAGCGGAGCAACTCGAACAGCTCGCCCCATATGGCATGGGGAATCCAACTCCGCTCGTTTTGTTAGAAGAAGTAGAGACACAAGGTATGCGCATCATTGGGCGAGATGACAATCATTTAAAGTGTACATTGAGCAAAGCGGGGACCTCTTTGGATGCAATTGGCTTCAACTGGGCACATGTAACAAAGAGAGTAACGCCCAAGGCACGTTTTCACGTATTGGGAGAATTGTCTGTAAACGAATGGAACGGAAATCGAAAGCCTCAGCTGACGATCCGTGATTTGTCTGTTGGACATCAGCAAGTATTTGACTGGCGAGGCAGCCGTGACAAGATAGAGAAATGGCAGCAAGTGATGGCGGAGTCTAATTCGGTGACTGTTCTGTTTCGCGAGGAAAGTTATGAGCCATTGGCAGCGAAAGCAACAAGCGAACAGGTGAATTCCTTGTTCGTGGTTGGTCGAGAAGGGAATATTACAGCCTCATCCAATGTGATTTTGTATGATTTGCCGACGCGCCGTTCTGACTTGGAAGTGGTTCGTGTCTTGCTCAAACAAGCGGAGCGCATTTACTGTTTGTTTGGTGATCCGGATTTAGGAATGGAGCGGCTTTCCTGTCCGGGCCGAGATCATTTTAAACAGTTGTACCAGTTTTTCGTTCAGGTGCCAACTGTTAAAAAAATCCATATCGATGCATTGGCCAGAAAGCTGCAATGGAAAAGAAATCTATTAGACGGCATGATCGCCATCTTTATGGAGCTGGAGTTTTTAGTAGAGGAGGCCGAGCAGTATACGCTGCAGGCAAACACTGCCAAAAGGCCGCTCGAGAGCTCTGTGCTCTATGCGAATTGGAAGGAAGAGGCACAGCTTGCTACGGATTTATTACTATCTTCTTCCGATGCAATGATTCAAGCGCTTCATCAATTGGTGGAACCAACCACCGTTTAGGAGGAATTTTTCATGGATTTTAAACAATACATTCGTGTTATCCCAGATTTTCCACAGCCAGGTATTCGTTTCAAGGACATCACTACTCTGTTGAAAGATGGCCCTGCTTACAAAGCTGCGATTCAAGATTTGGCGGTCTTCGCTCGTGAAGTACAAGCAGACGTGATTGCGGGTCCAGAAGCTCGTGGATTCGTAGTAGGTGCGCCATTGTCGTACGAAATGGGAATTGGCTTTGTACCAATCCGCAAGTCTGGCAAGCTGCCATATGAATCCATCAAGGCGGATTACGACCTGGAGTATGGAAAAGATGCACTGGCCGTACACGTAGATGCGATCCAACCAGGTCAGCGTGTTCTGATTGCAGACGATTTGCTGGCGACAGGTGGAACCATTGAGACAACAATCAATTTGATTGAGCAACTCGGAGGAAAAGTAGTAGGAGCTGCCTTCTTTATCGAACTGTCCTACTTGGATGGACGTAGCAAAATAGGTGAAATTCCTGTCAAATCGCTCGTTCAATATTAATTGATGCAACAAGGAAAAACGGGTCAAATGCCCGTTTTTTTCTTTTTTCTACGACTGTACATACTTTACAGGGGAATTCAGCTTTACAAGACGAACGACATACAAGATAATAGTATGAAATAGACAGACATGATACGTGCAAGTAAGCCTTCGCCTGCGCCAAAAGACTTGGCAACGCCCAAGTTTTCTAGTCGTATAGGAAAGTTCAAGTGCTTCACAGTGCGAAATGCGTCCAGGCTTAAACTTTCCGGAGCGCATCACGAAGTGCCTCAGCTTCTGCTTCCGGCAATACTTCGGTGAAACTTTCCGCTATAATGCGGTCGCTCCTCCGTGAGAAGGCCTCGATCGAGGTTATTTTACTGAGAGGATAAGGGAAGGGAACTATGATTACCGGCATTGATGAGATAGTAAAAAAAGCAAGCACCTATTTATCACAATCGGATATGGACCTGATTACACGTGCCTATCAGCTTGCCGAAAAAGCGCATGAAGGGCAAATACGCAAATCAGGCGTTCCTTACATTATGCATCCAATCGCCGTGGCGGGAATTCTCGCAAACCTGCACATGGATGCGGTTACGATTGCGGCTGGATTTTTGCATGATGTCGTAGAGGATACCGAGATTACGCTTGATCACCTCCGTGAGCAGTTCGGACCAGATGTTGCTCTTCTGGTAGATGGTGTGACCAAGCTGGAAAAAATTAAATACAAGTCCAAAGAAGAACAACTCGCCGAAAACCACCGCAAGATGCTGGTTGCCATGGCACAGGACATCCGCGTCATCATGATCAAGCTGGCAGACCGTCTGCACAACATGAGAACACTTCGGCACATGTCCGAGGAGAAGCAACGAGAGATCTCCGATGAAACGCTGGAAATCTTTGCGCCACTCGCTCATCGCTTGGGGATCGCTTCCGTCAAATGGGAACTGGAAGATACAGCGCTTCGGTATTTGAATCCGCAACAGTACTATCGGATTGTGAATTTGATGCAAAAGAAACGGGTGGAGCGAGAAGCCTACCTGAATGAAGCTTCGGATACGATCAGAGAAAAGCTGGGCGAGTTAAACATTGAGGCAGAAATTTCGGGACGTCCGAAGCATATCTACAGTATTTTTAAAAAGATGACGAGACAAAACAAGCAGTTCAACGAGATTTATGACCTGCTTGCATTGCGGATCATCGTGAATGACATCCGCGACTGTTATGCGGTTCTCGGTATCGTGCATACCCTGTGGAAGCCGATGCCAGGTCGATTCAAAGATTACATTGCCATGCCAAAGACGAACATGTACCAATCCCTTCATACGACAGTGATTGGGCCAAAAGGTGAGCCATTGGAAGTGCAAATCCGCACGTGGGATATGCACCAGACAGCAGAGATCGGGATCGCGGCTCACTGGGCGTACAAGGAAGGCAAAAGCATCGTGCAAGGCTCGTTTGCAGAGAAGCTGGGCAGCCTGCGGGAGATTATCGAAGGTGGGTCAGAAGAAGCTCCGAACGCGCAAGAATTCATGGAGAGCCTCAAGCAGGATCTTTTCTCCGATACGGTTTTCGTCTTCACGCCAAAAGGTGATGTCGTTGAGCTGCCAAAAGGCTCTGTACCGCTGGACTTCTCCTATCGGATTCACTCTGCGGTAGGAAACAGAACGATTGGCGCCAAAGTGAACGGCAAGATTGTACCGCTCGACTACGCGATGAAAACAGGCGATATCGTCGAAATCCTAACCTCCAAGCACTCGTACGGTCCTAGTCAGGACTGGCTCAAGATGGCCAAATCCGCGCATGCCCGAAATAAAATTAAACAGTGGTTTAAAAAAGAGAAGCGGGAAGAGAACGTCGCCAAAGGTCAGCAGATGGTGGAAGCGGAGATCAAATCGCGCAGCTTTGATGTAAAAGAAGCGATGACGGAAACGAACCTGAAGGAAGCGGCAGCCCGTTTTAATTTCCAAGGTGCAGAAGACATGTTTGCCGCAGTCGGCTATGGAGGCATTACGGCTTCGCAAATTGCGACTCGTCTCCTGGACAAACTCCGTCGGGAGCGCGAAGAACAAAACCCGACCATTCCTGAGGTCAAACCGAATCCAGCAAATCGTTCTGCCAAGAGTGAGTCTGGCGTCAAAGTCCGTGGCTTGGATAATTTGCTCGTCCGTATATCTCGTTGTTGTACACCTGTCCCAGGAGACCAGATTATCGGTTTCATTACGAGAGGTCGTGGGGTATCGGTGCATCGACTGGACTGTCCGAACGTACTGACTGACGAATGTACAGAGCGTCTGATTGATGTCGAATGGGATACCGATTTCAAACATAATTTCCATGTGGAGATCGAGATCACAGGCAATGATCGGAGCGGACTGTTAAACGATGTATTGCAGGTTGTCGCTGAGACAAAGACAAATATTGCGGCTGTCAGTGGCAAGTCCGATAAAAACCGAGTGGCAACGATTCATATGACCATCTCGATTAGCAATGTGGATCATTTGTTGAAAGTAGTAGAGCGCATTAAGCGCATCAAAGATATATATTCGGTTCGCCGGATACTGAGCACCTGATCCCTCGTGGATTAGGTGTTCTTGTTTAGCGAAGAGGAAGGATGAGTCAGTGTGAGAGTTGTCGTACAAAGAACGAGAGAAGCGAGTGTTACCGTAGCAGGAGAGATCGTCGGACAAATTGATTACGGCTTAATGCTGCTGGTAGGAATTACGCATGATGACACAGAAAAAGAAGTCGAATTTGTCACAGACAAAATTGCGAACTTGCGTATTTTTGAAGATGAGGAGGGCAAAATGAACTTCTCTGTTTTAGACAAGGGTGGTCAAATTTTGTCCGTATCACAATTTACGCTGTATGGGGATTGCAGAAAGGGCAGAAGACCCAACTTCATGGCTGCCGCACGACCTGAGCAGGCTGAACCGTTGTACGAGCTGTTTAACGCCAAGCTGCGGGAAAAAGGGCTCCATGTGGAAACGGGACGCTTTGGTGCAATGATGGACGTGCGTCTGTTAAATGATGGCCCTGTCACATTGATTGTGGAATCATAAACACAACCAAGGGGATGAAATCATGGCGCTAGAAGCATTGGTTATCGGTGCGAGTGGCATGCTTGCAGAGGTCTCCCGATGGCTGGCTCGCCAAGGTTATCAAGTAACTGTACTTGGTCGGGATCCAGTCAAATTAAGTCGTATCAGAGACGGTTCCATTCATCCAGAGTCGATTCATTTACTGCCACAGGACTATCATCAAACAGACAGCTTGCGTCAGGCTATGGCCGAGCTCGTAGAGAAGAGAGGGCCGATGGATGTGGTTGTCGCGTGGATTCATTCGACTGCACCGCATGCACTCTCGGTGATCGTGGAAGAACTGTCGCGTCCTGAGAAGCACTGGCAATTGCTGCATGTGTGTGGGAGCGGTGCTTGGAAAAATTCACCGAAAGAACCTACATCAGAAGTTTGCCATTATCGACGGGTCATCCTCGGGTTTACATGTTCAGGTGAGCATTCACGCTGGCTGACGAATGATGAAATTGCGGCTGGGGTGATTAACGCTCTGCAAACAAATGAACAACAGATAATCGTTGGTCAGGTCGAGCCATGGGAAAAACGCCCGGCTTATTCATCCATATAGCGAAGTCAAATACAAAAAACGATTGCCGAATGCAATCGTTTTTGTCGTTTCAGTACGAAATCGGGTCAGTGAATGTAAGTGGCTGTTGGGAGGATTAGATTTTTGCCGATCAGGTTTGCAGAAATCGGCTTTTTCCCGATTTCTCGTGCCCATATCGAAAGTTGTCCGACATGGTGGATTTCATGAGCAATCATGTGCCGCATAATTTCACCCCATGTGTACGTAGCGATGCTACCGTCTGGTTTCGTATCCTGAAAGGCTCTTGTTTCCATACTTTCATCCCAATTGCGCAAAAATTGAAGCACATCAGGACGGAAAGTCGCCTCCAGCTCACGAACCTTTTCCAACCGTTTGTAAAGGTTGAAGCTTTCTTGAAAATCAGGCCTTCCCAACATGACTTGAATCCAGCTCCACTCTACATCAATGACATGGAACAGTGTATGCAAAATACCCCCGACACCTCCGAGGCGCGGACGAAGCAATTCTTCCAGCGGAACATCCTCACACCATTTCAGCCATTCTTCACGAACCATCCAATTGTACTCAAACATGGTCTTAATAGAAATCACTCCATTTTCAAAGGTTAACTTGTGATCACCTGCGTCCATACCGTGCGATTACTGATATTGTGATTGTTTTTCATCCGTCATCACTCCTTTCGATGCCTTATGATATTCGCAAATAATTTGGGAATTCCTGCCAGTCCTGCCTTAATGCGATTGGATAGGCCATAAAAGAACCTCCATACGAGTGAGCTTGAGCCAGCTTTTTTCGCATGGAGGTTTTAGTAAGAGAGGGATCAGCCTCCCTGATTGCTTTGTGTATTAAAGTACTGGACAATCCCTTTGAACAAACCTTCTGCCGCAAGATCCTGCTGTTTCTCAGAACGTGCGCGAATCTCATCGTTGTAGTTGGATAGGAAGGAGATCTCGGCCAAAATGGATGGCACCGGGTTTTCGCGTAGAACGAAATAGTTTCCGTACCGATAATTCATGTCCTTGTAGTTCGTCGCTTTGACCAGTTCCGTTTGAACCAGGGAGGCGAGCTTGCTAGAGTTACCTTGGCTGTAGTAGAAAATAATCGAGCCATTCGTTGCAGAGTTTGGATGCGTATTATGATGGACGCTGACAAAAATATCAGCCTGATTTTGAATCGCGATGTCGACGCGCTGTTGCAGGGTCAGCTTGCGATCATCAGCCCGTGTCATGATGACTTTGGCACCTGCCGATTCCAACTTGTTGCGCAGGAGCAGAGATACTTGCAGATTGACTGTTTTCTCTAAAGTAGAGAAGCTGGAACCCGTCGAACCGCCATCTGTGCCACCATGTCCAGCATCGACGACGATGACTTTACCGGCAAGATCATTACTGCGCACCACTGCTGGCGCACCATTCGCAGAAACGAGCCAGCCTGC
This genomic stretch from Brevibacillus brevis harbors:
- the recJ gene encoding single-stranded-DNA-specific exonuclease RecJ; amino-acid sequence: MLKAKTRWKLATYDEQLAASIAADCQLTPLVSKLLVIRGIDTSQKARDFLQAGPELFHDPFLLDGMEQSVHRIQQAIQRQEPICIYGDYDADGVSSTSLMVHLLRQLGAVFDYYIPNRFTEGYGLHKDALAHLHQSGYKLIITVDTGISAVEQVAYANQLGLDVIVTDHHEPPAIIPEAFAVINPKKPGCSYPFDMLAGVGVAFKVGHALLKEPPLHLADLAALGTIADLVPLVDENRILARAGLKRLNHTRNLGLQALIRVCGLADTELSAGHVGFALGPRLNASGRLETAESAVKLLTTSDMDEAEKCAQALDDLNRERQEIVAAMTEEAVQMVNELYPPDQNNVLVLAKEGWNVGVVGIVASRLVELFYRPTIVLGIDPEKGTAKGSARSIAGFDMYEGLTACKDWLPHYGGHTMAAGMTLPVENLDLLRQKLNELAGEWLSAEDFTPMTKVDVAMNMEEISLTAAEQLEQLAPYGMGNPTPLVLLEEVETQGMRIIGRDDNHLKCTLSKAGTSLDAIGFNWAHVTKRVTPKARFHVLGELSVNEWNGNRKPQLTIRDLSVGHQQVFDWRGSRDKIEKWQQVMAESNSVTVLFREESYEPLAAKATSEQVNSLFVVGREGNITASSNVILYDLPTRRSDLEVVRVLLKQAERIYCLFGDPDLGMERLSCPGRDHFKQLYQFFVQVPTVKKIHIDALARKLQWKRNLLDGMIAIFMELEFLVEEAEQYTLQANTAKRPLESSVLYANWKEEAQLATDLLLSSSDAMIQALHQLVEPTTV
- a CDS encoding adenine phosphoribosyltransferase — encoded protein: MDFKQYIRVIPDFPQPGIRFKDITTLLKDGPAYKAAIQDLAVFAREVQADVIAGPEARGFVVGAPLSYEMGIGFVPIRKSGKLPYESIKADYDLEYGKDALAVHVDAIQPGQRVLIADDLLATGGTIETTINLIEQLGGKVVGAAFFIELSYLDGRSKIGEIPVKSLVQY
- a CDS encoding RelA/SpoT family protein, with product MITGIDEIVKKASTYLSQSDMDLITRAYQLAEKAHEGQIRKSGVPYIMHPIAVAGILANLHMDAVTIAAGFLHDVVEDTEITLDHLREQFGPDVALLVDGVTKLEKIKYKSKEEQLAENHRKMLVAMAQDIRVIMIKLADRLHNMRTLRHMSEEKQREISDETLEIFAPLAHRLGIASVKWELEDTALRYLNPQQYYRIVNLMQKKRVEREAYLNEASDTIREKLGELNIEAEISGRPKHIYSIFKKMTRQNKQFNEIYDLLALRIIVNDIRDCYAVLGIVHTLWKPMPGRFKDYIAMPKTNMYQSLHTTVIGPKGEPLEVQIRTWDMHQTAEIGIAAHWAYKEGKSIVQGSFAEKLGSLREIIEGGSEEAPNAQEFMESLKQDLFSDTVFVFTPKGDVVELPKGSVPLDFSYRIHSAVGNRTIGAKVNGKIVPLDYAMKTGDIVEILTSKHSYGPSQDWLKMAKSAHARNKIKQWFKKEKREENVAKGQQMVEAEIKSRSFDVKEAMTETNLKEAAARFNFQGAEDMFAAVGYGGITASQIATRLLDKLRREREEQNPTIPEVKPNPANRSAKSESGVKVRGLDNLLVRISRCCTPVPGDQIIGFITRGRGVSVHRLDCPNVLTDECTERLIDVEWDTDFKHNFHVEIEITGNDRSGLLNDVLQVVAETKTNIAAVSGKSDKNRVATIHMTISISNVDHLLKVVERIKRIKDIYSVRRILST
- the dtd gene encoding D-aminoacyl-tRNA deacylase, which translates into the protein MRVVVQRTREASVTVAGEIVGQIDYGLMLLVGITHDDTEKEVEFVTDKIANLRIFEDEEGKMNFSVLDKGGQILSVSQFTLYGDCRKGRRPNFMAAARPEQAEPLYELFNAKLREKGLHVETGRFGAMMDVRLLNDGPVTLIVES
- a CDS encoding short-chain dehydrogenase translates to MALEALVIGASGMLAEVSRWLARQGYQVTVLGRDPVKLSRIRDGSIHPESIHLLPQDYHQTDSLRQAMAELVEKRGPMDVVVAWIHSTAPHALSVIVEELSRPEKHWQLLHVCGSGAWKNSPKEPTSEVCHYRRVILGFTCSGEHSRWLTNDEIAAGVINALQTNEQQIIVGQVEPWEKRPAYSSI
- a CDS encoding DinB family protein; the encoded protein is MKTMFEYNWMVREEWLKWCEDVPLEELLRPRLGGVGGILHTLFHVIDVEWSWIQVMLGRPDFQESFNLYKRLEKVRELEATFRPDVLQFLRNWDESMETRAFQDTKPDGSIATYTWGEIMRHMIAHEIHHVGQLSIWAREIGKKPISANLIGKNLILPTATYIH